The following are encoded together in the Pelorhabdus rhamnosifermentans genome:
- a CDS encoding PTS sugar transporter subunit IIA translates to MDLLTVIDESRINLELDVADKAEAINALADMLMNSGVLSSKEGFIQDVYLREAEGQTGIGGGIAIPHGKSKSVLKTSLAIGRTKKPIFWESLDDKPIQCIVLFAVREVDSTTVHIKLLGEFAGRLADERVVEKLLTSTQPSEIIGIFS, encoded by the coding sequence ATGGATTTGTTAACAGTTATTGATGAAAGCCGAATTAATTTAGAGTTAGATGTGGCTGATAAAGCAGAAGCGATAAATGCTTTGGCTGATATGCTTATGAACTCTGGCGTTTTATCCTCAAAGGAAGGGTTTATACAAGATGTGTACTTAAGAGAAGCCGAGGGGCAAACTGGAATAGGAGGTGGAATTGCAATTCCTCATGGTAAATCGAAAAGTGTATTGAAAACTTCTTTGGCAATCGGTAGGACCAAAAAACCTATATTTTGGGAATCCCTGGATGATAAGCCTATTCAATGCATTGTTTTATTCGCGGTGAGGGAGGTAGATAGTACAACGGTGCATATAAAGCTATTAGGGGAATTTGCAGGTAGATTAGCGGATGAACGGGTTGTTGAAAAACTGTTAACCAGTACGCAGCCAAGTGAAATCATTG